Part of the Denticeps clupeoides chromosome 3, fDenClu1.1, whole genome shotgun sequence genome, GCCTGAGTCTGACTCCACCCCTGCCTATGATGGCAAACTTTTTCGGCTACCCCCCCACCTATATGACTCCAGCAATGTCAAAAATTACTGGCTGGGTGCGTCTGTTGTCATTACATATTGCCTCTGCTTTTGATTTGCCTCCCAAACAATCCTAATTTtgtgtctctttcttttctaGGCATCTGTATGCTTTTGACTCTGTTGGATGCCCAAGCAATGGATTCATTATTTCTGGGCCCGACTAGACAGGCAGACATTCTACAATGCATATTAAATACCATGGAGGAAGGTACCACACCTTTATGCAATTTTAATTTTAGATGCCTTCTATGTATCAGAATAATCATGAATTGGCAGTTATTGTGATGCCATTGTTGTAAGTGTATTAGGCTACTTTGGTAGTTTGTGACCAACTGTAagcattgtactttttttttttttttttttttaagcattttttttttgtgtgtgtgtgtgtgtacagaatgtAATTCCGGTTCTGATCCATTCTGGCCggcactgcagtgtttcatggtGATTCTGGATTGTTTGGGTGCTCGTACCTGGGGCCACATTGAACCAAACAAAGCTTTCCAGATTATAACAGGAAGCAGCAGCTACACTACAGAGCTTGAGAGCATACAGAACCGCTTGTAAGTTTTTATTACAATATTGCAGTGTTTTATGCAGTATAGTGTTCAGATGATCTGTTTTGGCCtaatatattttgttttcattttgaaaatttAAGCATTTTTACTACCAGTGTGAAATGGATTCAtaatggattttttattttttttgcagggttGCTGTAAAAGTTGAGGACCATGAAAATGACCTCACATTTAGCCAGATGGTCTATGATACTTATGTCAGTGGCAAAAAGAATCAGGTGAGATCATTTTGAGCCATGTTCACCAATGTTTCCAAACCCTGGTCCTGTCAGAACGATCTTTGTTCTGTCATGTATGATGCTGAAAATTTGTTCAGAAAAAATCTTGCACAGTAGGAAATTATAGAATGTAGAAGTTTATTGCAATGCGCCGTGATTGCCATCTAGGCATATATTTTCCACAATTACATCTGGTCGTGAATGGTAGTGGCAAGTAAATGTGAGCACTTATCTTTAGCCTTATATGGagatgctttgtgtgtgtgtgtgtcccagtgtCAATGTATCAATGTGTTCAGTATGTGCAGCTAATTAGAAAATGAGATGTAAATCATAAGATAAGGGTACGTTTCGTCCCATGCAAGTTAACTAAATGATCAAGAATGGGCACAAATTGTAGTTACTGGACTGTATTATgaattgattattttaatacacatttgAACAATCCAGTAATTGCAATGTATAAATTGTGTGGTGGTGCTCGAAATAGTCTGTGCACATATAGTGCAAAATAAATCAGGTTCTCCCTGTGATCTGATGCTAGATATGAGTGGTGCAGCTCAGAGCACAGCTTTCACTCTTAACCACACCAACAATAGGCTCACAAGCTAATAAGACATTCAGACAAAGGGAAATGGTGGGACTTTGAGCTAGACTGCTAAGTTCTGCCCTTGCTGGCAGAGGTGTTTTTTAGAGTGAGAGTTCTTCTTTATATTAAAATTTTCTCTGATATTACTGAACTAGGAATAGCCTATTGAGGAGGGAAGAGTATGcccctacattttttttttttcttgattaaaattaaacaagccttcaatctgtcagcaATCCCCTGAACACTGATTGCCACGGTGGTGAGCCGGATAAATAGAGAGAATTTATTATTGCAGATAGCTTATTACTTTTCATAGTGTTTTATCTAAACAAAACACCTCAATTCTTTCATTCCGtttaaagccacacccaccccgtACAACAGTGCCGCTTTCTTAAAGCACTCTGCACACATTATGAGCCATTTGTGTGGCATCTGAATAACTACTAGGATAGGAATGGATATGGAGTCGACTTATGGTGAAATTGTAGTTAAAAATGCAGCAACATGACCAATTTGTCAGCACCTAAAACATCCCATTTATATTCAGCAGTTCCTATGTTTACTATATGTAGGACTGCTTTCTTAATGTACCTGTTTTTGAGAATGTAAAGATTTTGTAATTAGTGAATTTTTGCAATTTTGGCTTGCTGCATTACAAGTAATATTAGTCTGGTAACTTCAGGGTTCACTAAGTGCAGTGCGTGCCTCAATAGCAACCGCAGTCGAGGTCGCCGCTTGGTGGCGTGATGCAGTAGCTATAACACGAGTCTCTTAACAAGAGCCAAAAGCTAAATAGCATCTGGCCCGCAGTGTCTGCCGAGGAGAAAATGTAGTTGACCACCCCGATGCAGGGTTTTAATTTTGAAAGTTGCCTTGAAAAGTCTTAATCTTGGGTTTCTTAAGCCTGCCAACAATCACCTTGTTCCTGTGTCATTGTTcttgtttactttttttataaatcttttCCCTGTAGGCATCAAGAAGTCGAGGCCGTCGGACAGAAGTCTGTGATGGGCAGCTGTTTGCAGAAATGAGCTGTCTTGTGAACATTCTGCAGACGGACCTGGGCAGGGAGATGCACAAATACAACAGTACCTTCCTGTGGTTCATTCCTTTTGTTCGCTCCATTGTGGGGATGGCCCATTACACAGTCATCTATATGTTACAGGTAGTAAACTACCTCTGCAGCAAAATCAGCTCAGATCTGCTATCTGGACGCACCGCCACCTGCGACAAAGTATCTGAGTTTTTTGTGTTCATCCTGGTGCATGTGGTGGAGCTTCATCTTACCGGTGGATGTATGCAGGTTTTCAAATACTGCCCTATGAACTGGGCAGGTATGATTGTCCAATGTGCAGTGTTGCCTGCGGACACTGTCTGTGGCCGATGGGTTCAAGAATACAACGTTTCCGGCAACAGTAGCAGCCTCCCACATGCGTGCATTAAAGTGATCCGTGCATTACTGAAGGAGGGCGGCAGGCTGGGCTCCAAAGCGGATCCACGCGCTGCCCATTATCTTAACCTGCTCAACAAACATTTGCGTGATGCCACGTCTCAGCAATGGAACTTGACCTCATTTGAAATCCGCGATCTCCAGAACTGCCTTAAAAAGCTGGTGGAAGCCATGACTGAAAACTCTAGTGCTGTGCCTACCAGTAACCTCTTTTTGTCTGCCCCTCCTACACCTCCTGCTGAACCTCCAGAGCACGTGGTTAGCATGACTGCAGAGTTGCCGCAGACCTCTCGAGCCTGTGAGCAGGTGGCAGTCCCAAGTTTCATAAAGGAGGAACCACTGTGGGATTGTGGACATAGTCCTCAAGCAAGAGAACAACTGGACTCCCCTACACATCAGGACTTTATCAAGAAAGAGCCACAGTCCATGGTTCCTATATCCTTGGTCAGTGGTAAAAGTGAATTAAACTCTTTTAAACCAGATCCAAGACGACTGCAGGTCATCCAGTCATGCCTGATTGACAGACTACCTAAGCTGCAAGCCATTGCAGTGAACAAACCCGATGGTCTGGATCCTCAAATTGTTTCTTCAGCGGAGCCAGGAAATAAGTCTAACTCTCTCCTTGGTCAAAAGTGTTCACCAGGAGAGGCAGGGGACAATGAGCCACTCAATGTCTTGCGAAAACGCTTGGTCAGGGGGAAGATTTCAGATGTCaatgcagacaaaaaaatatatgttaaagATTTGGTAGAACAGTCTAATGTTATTATTATCTCTGATGATGAGATCTGTGGTGATAAAATGGACAAGGAATGCCCAGACGGGAACCCCTTTCAAATGGCAAAATGTTCTGAGAACTACCATAATCTTAAAGAGAGCCCCAGTCGTGATTTTGATGGAGACCTCAGTGAATCCCAGGTGTTTGAATTTGAGACACAAGAGTTTGTGGCATCTGCCTGGGCCGAATCACATTTAGACTCTTCTGTTTCCATTCAGAAGTCCAAAAAAGAACCACTGCATTCTAGAGCGACCAGCTGTGACTCAGAGACTGAGCTTGTCCCAGATGAGGACATTGAGCAAGCCTGTTTACAGGTAGAGGAGCAAGTTCGACAACAGCAAAAGGAGCAAAACATGTCCCATCCCAACTCCAGCAGCCTTTTATTACCGCCCTCCAGTCATCAAAGCTCCTCAAAATCAGCATGCAGTCACAGAAGCTCTACAGAGAAACATGTCGAGTTTACCAAACCGCAACCACACCCTAATAAAAGTCTTTCTGTGAAGGTCTCCTCTGGAGAAAAGAAGTTAGGTGGGGCCAAAATACCACCAATTATAGAGCCATCTGCTTGCAAGGTGAAACGGACTAAAAAATCCAGTAATGTTCCTCAACGCAACAATGCTTTTAACAAAACCTCAGCCTTCCCCTTATTGCCCTgctcttcttcctccctccatcctcccGTCCCTCCTTCTACACCTGCTATAGTGCCTCCAAAGAAGGTGCGTAAGCGACAGGAGCCAGAGTCAACTGTGGAACGCTTGGGACTGAAGAAAACAAAGAGGAAAGCATTTGATTTATCTCAGCGGACACGGGACAGCGTTGAACAGTTGCGGCTCTATGGGCAAGCTGTGCATTTGGAGGGACCGCCGAAAAAGCATTGCCGCGTAACCAAGCTCACTTCTCCACAGAAAATGAGGCCCAAAAAGAAGCTGCTCGCATCTCAGGAAATGCAATACTTCAGGCAGAGCAGAGGACGGCCTCAGCTAACCGCAGCAGCTGGAGCAAGTATTCCGGTTGTCCAAACCAACAAATGTAAGAACGTTTCTCAAACTGCCGTCAAAGATGTTGAGAAGCAGGATatggaggatgaagaagaggacTTACCCTGTTCACAGCCTGACCCTGGACTAAGGCCGAGTGTAGAACAAATCAAGGGAacagtgacaaaaacattttgccaACCAAGAGGTGTCCCAATTGAGGAAGACCAACACTCAAATGGATCGCTCACTTCTAAATATTTCAGTCAGAAAAATGACCCAAACAATAGGACCGAAACAATGAACAATTGGGATGACGAGTGGATGACCTTGACTCAGGCAGAGCCCACCGATATGGAACTATGCTCACAAATGGAAGAGTTTGAAAATGAGAACGACCAATTACTGACACAAAATGACCCCGTGGACATGGACCTCGAAAGCCAGTCAGACGCTGAGAGGGATGTTCAGAATGGAGCTCTGTCTGTTGAGGCTGCCACTTCTAGTTCTACAAGTGCTACTACGGTTAGGAGACTATCAGTAGACTTGCGAGTTACACCCCTGATGCACCAGAGTGACAATGAAGTGTTCCTTAAGCCTGGCATGTCTCCCATGACCTCAAAGGCCAAACCTTCCACAGTTAAGATGTATGCGCCAAGCTCCCGCAATGCCACTCTGGTCCAAGAAATGGAGAAGGCAACAAAGACTGTAGCTGCTGCAAAAACCAGGCCTGCTTGTCAAAGTAATACATTGTCAGTAGTAAAACCTGTTACAGCACCGCAGGCCATGTTCAAGCAGCCTTTACCACCCAAAATCCTCCCTAGACCTCCAGCCCAAGCACCCAGGTCTGTTCAGCAAAGTTCTTCTACTACCTCCAGCCATCAGCAGCCCTATACCAGCAAGACTCACCCACGTCCTGAAACCTCATCTGTTCCTGTTGCGAACACTACAAAAGATTGCAAGTTATTCCTGATGCCAATTGTTCTGAGTTGGAGGTATAGCTTTTTTGAAAATTACAAACAGTTTGGCACGCCGAAGAACCTGTGCAACCTACCACTGAAGCAGGTGCCAACCAGCTTTTCCTCATATGATGAATATTTCAACACATTTTTCCCTCTACTTCTAACAAACACATTTGAGGAGGTAAGTCCTATTTGCTTTCATCTTTTGCTTGATTTGAAACtttttgttatactttattaatcccaaggGAAATTGCTTcattgcttttaacaatcaccctgagtgagcagtgggcagccatgacaagcgcccggggagcagtgtggtggggactgtgctttgctcagtggcaccttggcggaccgttattcgaaccggccaccttctgattacggggccgcttccataaccgctaggccaacactgccctaATTAATTTTTggaatgaatgatttttttaaattctctttggaaataaataaatatacataggtagttgaataaaacattttttgggggtatatagtgtatataatgAATGTTTTAACTGAAATGGTGTGCTGTTTAGAGCATTTCTGCTTGATGTGTATTACTGCACAAAATGTCTAATCTGTTCATTTtccaaattacattttaaaagcgatTTAGTATAGCACATGTGCTGATGTATGCTATGATTGCATGTTgggagtttgaatcctgaactgccaaggtgccagtgagctaagcactgtccccacacactgctccccgggcacctgctcactgctcaccaagggtgatggttaaatgcagaggacacatttcattgtgtgtgctgtgctcgctcacttcacgttcactttaaAACCTGCTCTTTCAACCTGAATCTTCTGACCCACAGTTGGTTGATGACTTCCTTCGGGACCCCAAGATTGACCTTAATTTGCAGTTGAATGGAATTGATTACAACAGGCAAAACATTTTTGACTCTCACTCGCCAACAATAGCTAATGCCAGTTTCAAAGGTGAGCAGACTTTCTGCTCCACATAGGATTTTGGTTCTTGtgtatttgtctttttatttatttatttttaattgtatgCCTTTAATATTCTATAAGTTGTTGAAATGTTCAGgccctttttcttttgtctgtatGTTGACAGTTAAGCTGTCCTCGAAACAAGAGTCACAGCAGCTGTACCCTAAAGAGGACGATTTTGTGATTCTGTGGCTGCCAAGTAACACCGGCATGTATTCACATGTTCACTGTGCTGATGAACAGGAGCTGCCTGATGCACAGCCACACTTTGGCTGGGTGTCCTGTTCTAATGTCTACCATTCaggtgtgtctgtatgtgatgATTTTGCGATGATTTTGAATACAAGGCTATATTGGAAGAAAAACAACTGTGAGTTGTGTACCCACAGGTTCAGGGCCTTTGCTGAATGTGAGTGTGCAAACCCGtggaaacgtgtcctctgtcaACGCGCAGTCTGTGCGCTGCCAGGTGGTTGGCAATTTAGTGAACGCTGTGCGAGAGCTGCGTGCCCTTTGTCAACTCCGTCATCTGAGTACAAACCGCCCACTTCTTGCACCCGAGCGCAGACTCGATCATTTCCTGCCAGGAAGCAACACCGTGCCAGACATTACAGACACAGTATGTGCCTATGTGCTATAAGGGTTTTATACAAGGCATGTAGTAAAGGCATGTAGTAAAACCTCACTTGTGGTGCTTTTCTTCcacttcttttccttttttttttttttttattttcccaggAGTATAACCCTGATCAGGCCAAAGCAATTGCCTGTGCTGTTTCAATGATAACGTGTGAGCACCACTCACCAAAAATCTGTCTTATCCATGGCCCCCCTGGAACTGGAAAAAGCAGGACAATTGTGGGCCTTATACACAGATTGTTCACTCAGGTATGTTTGTGTGCTTATTATGAATTACGATACATGGTTCACAATACCAtcatatcacaatatatttttctattgtaaatattctacagttcactgacaATTTAAAAACcaagctgaaatacaagattcTGTGATCAGTCTAtcatgttttgcaatttcactctgcctgaaatgctaAGCAATAATTCAttctaaatttgtatacaaaaatattgatctttgatgtccctgtatcgatacaatatcaccatagAAAATATGAACACAGCAATATAATGCAGTATTTTACAACACCCCTAGTGCTTATGAAgtgtttgcatttgtttgagtgattttcatgtttttctgtaTGTTTGCAGGCAGCAGCGGTGCCCCCTGCTGGGCGTGCAAGTAAGCACAGAATGCGTGTGTTACTCTGTGCTCCCTCTAATGCTGCAATCGACTGCCTTATGAAAAAACTCATAATCCATTTCAAAGAGAAGTGCAGAGACCGAAAGAAACCTCAGGGTACGCAGATATGTCCACATCCTTGGTCTTTGACTTGCTCACTTAAGCACACTTTATACAGTGTAGCATAGTTTTGCATCGTCAACATTGTTCTGTGTTCTTCAAGGAAACTGTGGGGATATTAATTTGATAAGACTGGGCAATGAAAGAACCATCGCCAAAGGCCTTAAGGACTTCAGTTTGGATAGTCGAACTCgtaagagctttttttttttttttttttttttttttttcttacatgtCCAGGTGAATTATTGAAATTTGATTTAAACAAGATTAACTTTTTAACTATTTTGTTCTACTTACTTACTGAAATCAGGAATGATGCCTATTATGAAAGTTCTGGCTATGAAAATGGCAGGACTAATTAATTCCTTTACTACATGGAtgactttgttttttattttgtgtgtgtctgtacttgCAGAGAAGGTGCAGCATACACAAGACGGGCACAGAAAGAAAGCGGAACTGGATGACTGCATTGAGAACCTTGCCCAGATGTGTGCTGTAACGGACAAAAACACagaccaggtttttttttatttttttataattcttcTCTAATAAATAAGTGAGCGAGAGGTCTACAGATTGCATGTTAATGTAACATGTATTAATTAGCAACTaaaggcatgtttttttttccaaatgttttgtatttcttttaatttcCTTAATTTTTGTGCTATCTGCCTAATTGTGCT contains:
- the setx gene encoding probable helicase senataxin isoform X3, giving the protein METCLWCRSARERLPQLLEQYATGVLSAEDQKGANDDLNICEECMLEYHRARSKVPHLHKRLWELETARLLGYLSFLSEVNDDLLMVEDDLEKCVPEITAEQYRIKIHTPLTEMLQYPYLMMDRKLSEMCVEALCNMEKNSSFGVNEKHPGIYLLLVHPNETVRRWAVTTARSQGKVNRDDFYDLEEVLCCIFYVIELGISLKLPESDSTPAYDGKLFRLPPHLYDSSNVKNYWLGICMLLTLLDAQAMDSLFLGPTRQADILQCILNTMEEECNSGSDPFWPALQCFMVILDCLGARTWGHIEPNKAFQIITGSSSYTTELESIQNRLVAVKVEDHENDLTFSQMVYDTYVSGKKNQASRSRGRRTEVCDGQLFAEMSCLVNILQTDLGREMHKYNSTFLWFIPFVRSIVGMAHYTVIYMLQVVNYLCSKISSDLLSGRTATCDKVSEFFVFILVHVVELHLTGGCMQVFKYCPMNWAGMIVQCAVLPADTVCGRWVQEYNVSGNSSSLPHACIKVIRALLKEGGRLGSKADPRAAHYLNLLNKHLRDATSQQWNLTSFEIRDLQNCLKKLVEAMTENSSAVPTSNLFLSAPPTPPAEPPEHVVSMTAELPQTSRACEQVAVPSFIKEEPLWDCGHSPQAREQLDSPTHQDFIKKEPQSMVPISLVSGKSELNSFKPDPRRLQVIQSCLIDRLPKLQAIAVNKPDGLDPQIVSSAEPGNKSNSLLGQKCSPGEAGDNEPLNVLRKRLVRGKISDVNADKKIYVKDLVEQSNVIIISDDEICGDKMDKECPDGNPFQMAKCSENYHNLKESPSRDFDGDLSESQVFEFETQEFVASAWAESHLDSSVSIQKSKKEPLHSRATSCDSETELVPDEDIEQACLQVEEQVRQQQKEQNMSHPNSSSLLLPPSSHQSSSKSACSHRSSTEKHVEFTKPQPHPNKSLSVKVSSGEKKLGGAKIPPIIEPSACKVKRTKKSSNVPQRNNAFNKTSAFPLLPCSSSSLHPPVPPSTPAIVPPKKVRKRQEPESTVERLGLKKTKRKAFDLSQRTRDSVEQLRLYGQAVHLEGPPKKHCRVTKLTSPQKMRPKKKLLASQEMQYFRQSRGRPQLTAAAGASIPVVQTNKCKNVSQTAVKDVEKQDMEDEEEDLPCSQPDPGLRPSVEQIKGTVTKTFCQPRGVPIEEDQHSNGSLTSKYFSQKNDPNNRTETMNNWDDEWMTLTQAEPTDMELCSQMEEFENENDQLLTQNDPVDMDLESQSDAERDVQNGALSVEAATSSSTSATTVRRLSVDLRVTPLMHQSDNEVFLKPGMSPMTSKAKPSTVKMYAPSSRNATLVQEMEKATKTVAAAKTRPACQSNTLSVVKPVTAPQAMFKQPLPPKILPRPPAQAPRSVQQSSSTTSSHQQPYTSKTHPRPETSSVPVANTTKDCKLFLMPIVLSWRYSFFENYKQFGTPKNLCNLPLKQVPTSFSSYDEYFNTFFPLLLTNTFEELVDDFLRDPKIDLNLQLNGIDYNRQNIFDSHSPTIANASFKVKLSSKQESQQLYPKEDDFVILWLPSNTGMYSHVHCADEQELPDAQPHFGWVSCSNVYHSGSGPLLNVSVQTRGNVSSVNAQSVRCQVVGNLVNAVRELRALCQLRHLSTNRPLLAPERRLDHFLPGSNTVPDITDTEYNPDQAKAIACAVSMITCEHHSPKICLIHGPPGTGKSRTIVGLIHRLFTQAAAVPPAGRASKHRMRVLLCAPSNAAIDCLMKKLIIHFKEKCRDRKKPQGNCGDINLIRLGNERTIAKGLKDFSLDSRTQKVQHTQDGHRKKAELDDCIENLAQMCAVTDKNTDQTADGQEV
- the setx gene encoding probable helicase senataxin isoform X2 — encoded protein: METCLWCRSARERLPQLLEQYATGVLSAEDQKGANDDLNICEECMLEYHRARSKVPHLHKRLWELETARLLGYLSFLSEVNDDLLMVEDDLEKCVPEITAEQYRIKIHTPLTEMLQYPYLMMDRKLSEMCVEALCNMEKNSSFGVNEKHPGIYLLLVHPNETVRRWAVTTARSQGKVNRDDFYDLEEVLCCIFYVIELGISLKLPESDSTPAYDGKLFRLPPHLYDSSNVKNYWLGICMLLTLLDAQAMDSLFLGPTRQADILQCILNTMEEECNSGSDPFWPALQCFMVILDCLGARTWGHIEPNKAFQIITGSSSYTTELESIQNRLVAVKVEDHENDLTFSQMVYDTYVSGKKNQASRSRGRRTEVCDGQLFAEMSCLVNILQTDLGREMHKYNSTFLWFIPFVRSIVGMAHYTVIYMLQVVNYLCSKISSDLLSGRTATCDKVSEFFVFILVHVVELHLTGGCMQVFKYCPMNWAGMIVQCAVLPADTVCGRWVQEYNVSGNSSSLPHACIKVIRALLKEGGRLGSKADPRAAHYLNLLNKHLRDATSQQWNLTSFEIRDLQNCLKKLVEAMTENSSAVPTSNLFLSAPPTPPAEPPEHVVSMTAELPQTSRACEQVAVPSFIKEEPLWDCGHSPQAREQLDSPTHQDFIKKEPQSMVPISLVSGKSELNSFKPDPRRLQVIQSCLIDRLPKLQAIAVNKPDGLDPQIVSSAEPGNKSNSLLGQKCSPGEAGDNEPLNVLRKRLVRGKISDVNADKKIYVKDLVEQSNVIIISDDEICGDKMDKECPDGNPFQMAKCSENYHNLKESPSRDFDGDLSESQVFEFETQEFVASAWAESHLDSSVSIQKSKKEPLHSRATSCDSETELVPDEDIEQACLQVEEQVRQQQKEQNMSHPNSSSLLLPPSSHQSSSKSACSHRSSTEKHVEFTKPQPHPNKSLSVKVSSGEKKLGGAKIPPIIEPSACKVKRTKKSSNVPQRNNAFNKTSAFPLLPCSSSSLHPPVPPSTPAIVPPKKVRKRQEPESTVERLGLKKTKRKAFDLSQRTRDSVEQLRLYGQAVHLEGPPKKHCRVTKLTSPQKMRPKKKLLASQEMQYFRQSRGRPQLTAAAGASIPVVQTNKCKNVSQTAVKDVEKQDMEDEEEDLPCSQPDPGLRPSVEQIKGTVTKTFCQPRGVPIEEDQHSNGSLTSKYFSQKNDPNNRTETMNNWDDEWMTLTQAEPTDMELCSQMEEFENENDQLLTQNDPVDMDLESQSDAERDVQNGALSVEAATSSSTSATTVRRLSVDLRVTPLMHQSDNEVFLKPGMSPMTSKAKPSTVKMYAPSSRNATLVQEMEKATKTVAAAKTRPACQSNTLSVVKPVTAPQAMFKQPLPPKILPRPPAQAPRSVQQSSSTTSSHQQPYTSKTHPRPETSSVPVANTTKDCKLFLMPIVLSWRYSFFENYKQFGTPKNLCNLPLKQVPTSFSSYDEYFNTFFPLLLTNTFEELVDDFLRDPKIDLNLQLNGIDYNRQNIFDSHSPTIANASFKVKLSSKQESQQLYPKEDDFVILWLPSNTGMYSHVHCADEQELPDAQPHFGWVSCSNVYHSGSGPLLNVSVQTRGNVSSVNAQSVRCQVVGNLVNAVRELRALCQLRHLSTNRPLLAPERRLDHFLPGSNTVPDITDTEYNPDQAKAIACAVSMITCEHHSPKICLIHGPPGTGKSRTIVGLIHRLFTQAAAVPPAGRASKHRMRVLLCAPSNAAIDCLMKKLIIHFKEKCRDRKKPQGNCGDINLIRLGNERTIAKGLKDFSLDSRTQKVQHTQDGHRKKAELDDCIENLAQMCAVTDKNTDQANILKQETQHRLLQEANVICCTLSSSGNMKIESAFRNLGQVPFSCVIVDEAGQATEPESLIPLLFKSPSLILVGDPEQLPPTVVSQQVKELGYDQSLMARLLKSLNQKIPISFLSHQYRMHPDICQFPSKYIYNSMLKNDREVAQMRFSPNWPFQPYRVFDVMDGREIKDRESFSNPKEVTLIQTLVRLISEKNAYRIGIITPYSAQKRRIQQALSEFSNGEMVQQQVEVDTVDGFQGREMECIIVSCVRASSGMGSIGFVGNRQRMNVTITRAKYSLFILGHLRTLKEHSDWAALIEDAENRGTIVKTQERTFSADAKNIFKQVHSSHNPLYNHEPRPSGRPAFSRSTSDPHLSSTRLQPSEDHPRDPRLAGRLCDQSQSRTLLVRDQRVVRRDGHPQERRQWAPQGANRVQPHAQRLSPSRSTHHRRFSHDHLPVKKHR
- the setx gene encoding probable helicase senataxin isoform X1; this encodes METCLWCRSARERLPQLLEQYATGVLSAEDQKGANDDLNICEECMLEYHRARSKVPHLHKRLWELETARLLGYLSFLSEVNDDLLMVEDDLEKCVPEITAEQYRIKIHTPLTEMLQYPYLMMDRKLSEMCVEALCNMEKNSSFGVNEKHPGIYLLLVHPNETVRRWAVTTARSQGKVNRDDFYDLEEVLCCIFYVIELGISLKLPESDSTPAYDGKLFRLPPHLYDSSNVKNYWLGICMLLTLLDAQAMDSLFLGPTRQADILQCILNTMEEECNSGSDPFWPALQCFMVILDCLGARTWGHIEPNKAFQIITGSSSYTTELESIQNRLVAVKVEDHENDLTFSQMVYDTYVSGKKNQASRSRGRRTEVCDGQLFAEMSCLVNILQTDLGREMHKYNSTFLWFIPFVRSIVGMAHYTVIYMLQVVNYLCSKISSDLLSGRTATCDKVSEFFVFILVHVVELHLTGGCMQVFKYCPMNWAGMIVQCAVLPADTVCGRWVQEYNVSGNSSSLPHACIKVIRALLKEGGRLGSKADPRAAHYLNLLNKHLRDATSQQWNLTSFEIRDLQNCLKKLVEAMTENSSAVPTSNLFLSAPPTPPAEPPEHVVSMTAELPQTSRACEQVAVPSFIKEEPLWDCGHSPQAREQLDSPTHQDFIKKEPQSMVPISLVSGKSELNSFKPDPRRLQVIQSCLIDRLPKLQAIAVNKPDGLDPQIVSSAEPGNKSNSLLGQKCSPGEAGDNEPLNVLRKRLVRGKISDVNADKKIYVKDLVEQSNVIIISDDEICGDKMDKECPDGNPFQMAKCSENYHNLKESPSRDFDGDLSESQVFEFETQEFVASAWAESHLDSSVSIQKSKKEPLHSRATSCDSETELVPDEDIEQACLQVEEQVRQQQKEQNMSHPNSSSLLLPPSSHQSSSKSACSHRSSTEKHVEFTKPQPHPNKSLSVKVSSGEKKLGGAKIPPIIEPSACKVKRTKKSSNVPQRNNAFNKTSAFPLLPCSSSSLHPPVPPSTPAIVPPKKVRKRQEPESTVERLGLKKTKRKAFDLSQRTRDSVEQLRLYGQAVHLEGPPKKHCRVTKLTSPQKMRPKKKLLASQEMQYFRQSRGRPQLTAAAGASIPVVQTNKCKNVSQTAVKDVEKQDMEDEEEDLPCSQPDPGLRPSVEQIKGTVTKTFCQPRGVPIEEDQHSNGSLTSKYFSQKNDPNNRTETMNNWDDEWMTLTQAEPTDMELCSQMEEFENENDQLLTQNDPVDMDLESQSDAERDVQNGALSVEAATSSSTSATTVRRLSVDLRVTPLMHQSDNEVFLKPGMSPMTSKAKPSTVKMYAPSSRNATLVQEMEKATKTVAAAKTRPACQSNTLSVVKPVTAPQAMFKQPLPPKILPRPPAQAPRSVQQSSSTTSSHQQPYTSKTHPRPETSSVPVANTTKDCKLFLMPIVLSWRYSFFENYKQFGTPKNLCNLPLKQVPTSFSSYDEYFNTFFPLLLTNTFEELVDDFLRDPKIDLNLQLNGIDYNRQNIFDSHSPTIANASFKVKLSSKQESQQLYPKEDDFVILWLPSNTGMYSHVHCADEQELPDAQPHFGWVSCSNVYHSGSGPLLNVSVQTRGNVSSVNAQSVRCQVVGNLVNAVRELRALCQLRHLSTNRPLLAPERRLDHFLPGSNTVPDITDTEYNPDQAKAIACAVSMITCEHHSPKICLIHGPPGTGKSRTIVGLIHRLFTQAAAVPPAGRASKHRMRVLLCAPSNAAIDCLMKKLIIHFKEKCRDRKKPQGNCGDINLIRLGNERTIAKGLKDFSLDSRTQKVQHTQDGHRKKAELDDCIENLAQMCAVTDKNTDQYRQLMDKKYNMMKEREKLARQLKEANILKQETQHRLLQEANVICCTLSSSGNMKIESAFRNLGQVPFSCVIVDEAGQATEPESLIPLLFKSPSLILVGDPEQLPPTVVSQQVKELGYDQSLMARLLKSLNQKIPISFLSHQYRMHPDICQFPSKYIYNSMLKNDREVAQMRFSPNWPFQPYRVFDVMDGREIKDRESFSNPKEVTLIQTLVRLISEKNAYRIGIITPYSAQKRRIQQALSEFSNGEMVQQQVEVDTVDGFQGREMECIIVSCVRASSGMGSIGFVGNRQRMNVTITRAKYSLFILGHLRTLKEHSDWAALIEDAENRGTIVKTQERTFSADAKNIFKQVHSSHNPLYNHEPRPSGRPAFSRSTSDPHLSSTRLQPSEDHPRDPRLAGRLCDQSQSRTLLVRDQRVVRRDGHPQERRQWAPQGANRVQPHAQRLSPSRSTHHRRFSHDHLPVKKHR